Proteins co-encoded in one Pseudomonas beijingensis genomic window:
- a CDS encoding DUF3509 domain-containing protein, whose protein sequence is MNMIQEKFASLFSNYEVTTQPRPDGGILLTLRNSDGKLFKRTISYAQLHAGDQLSWAISAIRRDLAEQASELPQITLLQSQHRFALPTYHSA, encoded by the coding sequence ATGAACATGATTCAAGAAAAGTTTGCATCCCTGTTTTCCAACTACGAAGTGACCACTCAGCCCCGCCCGGATGGCGGCATTTTGCTGACCTTGCGTAATAGTGACGGCAAGCTGTTCAAACGCACGATTTCCTATGCTCAATTGCATGCTGGGGATCAGTTGTCCTGGGCGATCAGCGCGATTCGTCGTGACTTGGCTGAACAGGCTAGCGAGTTGCCACAGATCACCTTGTTGCAGAGCCAGCATCGGTTTGCGCTGCCGACTTACCATAGCGCTTGA
- a CDS encoding long-chain-acyl-CoA synthetase — translation MSRTPSDAITWGMMLRKLPAIARVVPRIVKGMKLANVQDPTQPCGLGWCFEQATQRNPQGPALLCGDTVLSYAQVNAQANRIAHYLLAQGIGKGDCVAIFIENRPQLLISVLAMAKVGAVSAMLNTSQTGDALVHSLALVNPVAVVVGDERVAAFNDVRARTALSSSRAWWLADQDSTDAPSGFIDLLAGCEDYPDDNPACSREVFCNDPCFYLYTSGTTGLPKAGVFRHGRWMRTSTSFGLIALDMQPDDVVYCTLPLYHATGLCVCWGAAICGASGFAIRRKFSASQFWSDVRRYRATTLGYVGELCRYLIDQPVAANDRHHGVKKMIGNGLRPGAWSAFKTRFGIDHICELYAASDGNIGFTNILNFDNTVGFSLMGWELVQYDHASGLPLRNLQGHMQKVPRGQPGLLLARIDEKAPLDGYTDQALTEKTICRDAFAPGDRYFNTGDLLRNIGFGHGRFVDRLGDTYRWKGENVSTTEVENVLLQHPQVAEAVAYGVEINGTNGRAGMAAITPSESLATLDFSELLQFLQCKLPAYAVPLFLRIKVKMDTTGTFKYQKTRLKAEGFDPCIMGDEPVYAWLPGTDTYVRVDRQLATRIQDGQLRY, via the coding sequence ATGAGTCGTACACCCAGCGACGCCATTACCTGGGGCATGATGCTGCGCAAGCTGCCCGCCATCGCCAGAGTCGTACCCCGGATCGTCAAGGGCATGAAGCTGGCCAATGTCCAGGACCCGACCCAGCCATGTGGCCTGGGCTGGTGTTTCGAGCAGGCCACCCAACGCAATCCCCAGGGGCCGGCACTGCTGTGTGGCGATACGGTGTTGAGTTATGCACAGGTCAACGCGCAGGCCAATCGCATCGCCCATTACCTGTTGGCCCAAGGCATCGGCAAGGGCGATTGCGTGGCGATCTTCATCGAGAACCGGCCACAGCTGTTGATCAGCGTGCTGGCGATGGCCAAGGTTGGCGCGGTCAGCGCCATGCTCAACACCTCGCAAACCGGTGATGCGTTGGTGCACAGCCTGGCCCTGGTCAACCCGGTCGCGGTAGTGGTCGGGGATGAGCGGGTCGCGGCTTTCAACGATGTGCGAGCGCGCACCGCACTGTCGAGCAGCAGGGCCTGGTGGCTGGCGGATCAGGACAGTACCGATGCCCCGTCCGGTTTCATCGACCTGTTGGCCGGTTGCGAGGATTACCCGGACGATAACCCGGCGTGCAGCCGGGAGGTTTTCTGCAACGATCCGTGTTTTTACCTCTACACCTCGGGCACCACCGGGCTGCCCAAGGCCGGGGTGTTTCGCCACGGTCGCTGGATGCGCACGTCCACCAGCTTCGGTCTGATCGCCCTGGACATGCAGCCCGACGATGTCGTCTATTGCACCTTGCCGCTGTACCACGCCACGGGCCTGTGCGTGTGTTGGGGGGCGGCGATCTGTGGGGCATCGGGGTTCGCGATTCGACGCAAGTTCAGCGCCAGCCAGTTCTGGAGTGACGTACGCCGCTACCGGGCGACCACGCTGGGGTACGTCGGTGAGTTGTGCCGCTACCTGATCGACCAGCCTGTCGCTGCCAATGACCGCCACCACGGCGTAAAGAAAATGATCGGCAATGGCCTGCGGCCCGGGGCCTGGTCGGCCTTCAAGACGCGTTTCGGTATCGATCATATCTGCGAGCTATATGCAGCCAGCGACGGCAATATCGGTTTCACCAACATCCTGAATTTCGACAACACCGTCGGGTTCTCCCTGATGGGCTGGGAGCTGGTGCAGTACGACCATGCCAGTGGCCTGCCGTTGCGCAACCTGCAAGGGCACATGCAAAAAGTACCCAGGGGCCAACCGGGACTGCTGCTGGCGCGGATCGACGAGAAGGCGCCACTGGACGGCTATACCGATCAGGCCTTGACCGAAAAGACTATCTGCCGGGATGCCTTTGCGCCGGGCGACCGTTATTTCAACACCGGGGACCTGCTGCGCAACATCGGCTTCGGGCATGGGCGGTTTGTTGACCGCCTTGGCGACACCTATCGCTGGAAAGGCGAAAACGTCTCCACCACGGAAGTCGAAAACGTTTTGCTGCAACACCCGCAGGTGGCCGAGGCGGTGGCTTATGGCGTGGAGATCAATGGCACCAATGGCCGTGCCGGCATGGCGGCGATCACCCCGTCCGAATCCCTGGCGACCCTGGACTTCAGCGAGTTGCTGCAATTCCTGCAATGTAAATTGCCCGCTTATGCCGTGCCGCTGTTCCTGCGCATCAAGGTGAAGATGGATACCACCGGCACCTTCAAGTACCAGAAAACGCGCCTCAAGGCTGAAGGGTTCGACCCGTGCATCATGGGGGATGAGCCGGTCTATGCCTGGCTGCCGGGCACTGATACGTACGTGCGGGTCGACCGACAATTGGCGACCCGGATTCAGGACGGACAATTGCGTTATTGA
- a CDS encoding ankyrin repeat domain-containing protein: MSDTSRQMTPEEAAEFAEQVFNVARQGDAAMMAALLSKGLPPNLRNHKGDTLLMLAAYHGHVETVKVLLEHKADPEIRNDNGQSPIAGAAFKGDLAVVAALVDGGAQVEGASFDGRTALMMAAMFNRVEIVDYLIGKGADPKAKDANGVSALDAARTMGAVDTTAQLEKMLG; the protein is encoded by the coding sequence ATGTCCGATACAAGCCGCCAGATGACCCCGGAAGAGGCTGCCGAGTTTGCCGAGCAGGTGTTCAACGTCGCACGCCAGGGCGACGCGGCCATGATGGCCGCGCTGCTGAGCAAGGGCCTGCCGCCCAACCTGCGCAACCACAAGGGCGACACCCTGTTGATGCTGGCCGCTTACCACGGGCATGTGGAAACGGTGAAAGTGTTGCTGGAGCACAAAGCCGATCCGGAAATCCGCAACGACAACGGCCAGAGCCCGATTGCCGGCGCGGCGTTCAAGGGCGACCTGGCCGTGGTCGCGGCGCTGGTGGACGGCGGCGCGCAAGTGGAAGGCGCCTCCTTCGATGGCCGTACCGCCTTGATGATGGCGGCGATGTTCAACCGGGTGGAAATCGTCGACTACCTGATCGGCAAAGGCGCCGACCCGAAAGCCAAGGATGCCAACGGCGTCTCGGCCCTTGATGCCGCCCGGACCATGGGCGCGGTGGACACCACGGCGCAGTTGGAAAAGATGTTGGGCTGA
- a CDS encoding PLDc N-terminal domain-containing protein codes for MGSTFNGLVGLIILALDIWAIINVLKSGAETGMKILWVLLILLLPVLGLIIWAIAGPRGNVRI; via the coding sequence ATGGGTTCCACCTTCAACGGCCTGGTCGGCCTGATTATCCTGGCGCTCGATATCTGGGCGATCATCAATGTCCTCAAGAGTGGCGCGGAAACCGGGATGAAAATCCTCTGGGTGCTGCTGATCCTGCTGTTGCCGGTCCTGGGCCTGATCATCTGGGCGATTGCCGGGCCGCGGGGCAACGTGCGGATCTGA
- a CDS encoding MFS transporter encodes MSAHPATLTRGMVLLFAFCCGAIVANIYYAQPIIELIAPDVGLSSTMASLIVSLTQIGYALGLFFLVPLGDLLENRRLMIITTLVAIASLLGAAFTDQPNVFLLVSLLVGFSSVSVQVLIPLAAHLAPEESRGRVVGGIMGGLLLGILLARPISSVVADHFGWRAMFIIAAALMAAISIVLALTVPKRQPDHSASYGQLLGSLGTLLRQQPLLRQRAFYQACMFATFSLFWTAVPLELSRNHGLSQTEIALFALVGAIGAIAAPIAGRLADAGHTRNASLLAMLFASLSFLPAFIHPLYSVIGLAVTGVVLDFCVQMNMVLGQRTIYALDAKSRSRLNALYMTSIFVGGAFGSSIASAVYEHGGWLWVVIVGSAFPLLALLRFLSASRKPALATA; translated from the coding sequence ATGAGTGCCCACCCCGCAACCCTGACCCGAGGCATGGTCCTGCTGTTCGCTTTTTGCTGCGGCGCCATCGTCGCCAACATCTACTACGCCCAACCCATCATCGAACTGATCGCCCCCGATGTCGGCCTGAGCAGCACCATGGCCAGCCTGATCGTTTCGCTGACCCAGATCGGTTATGCCCTGGGCCTGTTTTTCCTGGTGCCGCTGGGGGACTTGCTGGAGAACCGGCGGCTGATGATCATCACCACGCTGGTGGCGATTGCCAGCCTGTTGGGGGCGGCGTTCACTGACCAGCCGAATGTGTTCCTGCTGGTCTCGCTGCTGGTGGGGTTCAGTTCGGTGTCGGTACAAGTCCTGATTCCGCTGGCCGCGCACCTGGCGCCGGAGGAATCCCGGGGGCGGGTCGTCGGGGGGATCATGGGCGGCCTGCTGCTGGGGATCCTGCTGGCGCGGCCGATCTCCAGCGTCGTGGCCGATCACTTCGGCTGGCGGGCCATGTTCATCATCGCCGCCGCGTTGATGGCCGCGATCAGCATCGTCCTGGCGCTGACCGTGCCCAAGCGCCAGCCCGACCATAGCGCTTCCTATGGCCAACTGCTGGGTTCACTCGGCACCCTGCTGCGCCAACAACCGCTGTTGCGGCAACGGGCGTTCTACCAAGCCTGCATGTTCGCCACGTTCAGCCTGTTCTGGACTGCCGTGCCGCTGGAACTGTCACGCAACCATGGCCTGTCCCAGACTGAAATCGCCCTGTTTGCCCTGGTCGGCGCCATCGGTGCCATCGCCGCGCCCATCGCCGGTCGCCTGGCGGATGCCGGCCATACCCGCAACGCCTCGCTGCTGGCGATGCTGTTCGCCAGCCTGAGTTTCCTGCCGGCGTTCATCCATCCGCTCTACAGCGTGATCGGCCTGGCGGTGACCGGCGTGGTCCTGGATTTCTGCGTGCAAATGAACATGGTCCTGGGCCAGCGCACCATCTACGCCCTCGATGCCAAGAGCCGCAGCCGGCTGAATGCGTTGTACATGACCAGCATCTTCGTCGGCGGCGCCTTCGGTTCATCGATTGCCAGTGCGGTGTACGAGCACGGCGGCTGGTTGTGGGTGGTGATCGTCGGCAGCGCCTTCCCGCTGTTGGCCTTGCTGCGCTTCTTGAGTGCCTCGCGCAAGCCAGCCCTGGCCACGGCCTGA
- a CDS encoding sulfate ABC transporter substrate-binding protein, translating into MKNFFGASLLAAGLTFGSLAHAAPTLLNVSYDVMRDFYKDYNAAFQKHWQAEHNENITVQMSFGGSSKQARSVIDGLPADIITMNMATDINALADNGKLVPENWVTRLPNNSAPFTSATVFIVRKGNPKALKDWPDLLKDGVQVIVPNPKTSGNGRYTYLSAWGYVLKNGGDENKAKAFVGKLFKQAPVLDTGGRAATTTFMTNQIGDVLVTFENEAEMIAREFGRDQFEVIYPSVSAEAEPPVSVVDKVVEKKGSREAAEAYLKYLWSPEGQEIAAANYLRPRDPAVLAKYTDRFPKVDFLSVEKTFGDWRTVQKTHFNDGGVFDQIYSGQ; encoded by the coding sequence GTGAAGAACTTCTTTGGCGCCTCCCTTCTCGCCGCTGGCCTGACCTTCGGCAGCCTGGCCCACGCCGCCCCGACCCTGCTCAACGTTTCCTACGACGTGATGCGTGATTTCTACAAGGACTACAACGCCGCCTTCCAGAAGCACTGGCAGGCCGAGCACAACGAAAACATCACCGTGCAGATGTCGTTCGGCGGCTCCAGCAAGCAGGCACGCTCGGTGATCGATGGGCTGCCGGCGGATATCATCACCATGAACATGGCCACCGACATCAACGCCCTGGCGGACAACGGCAAACTGGTGCCCGAGAACTGGGTCACCCGCCTGCCGAACAACAGCGCGCCGTTCACCTCGGCCACGGTATTCATCGTGCGCAAAGGCAACCCGAAAGCACTGAAAGACTGGCCCGACCTGCTCAAGGACGGCGTGCAAGTGATCGTGCCCAACCCGAAGACCTCCGGCAACGGTCGCTACACCTACCTGTCGGCCTGGGGTTACGTGCTGAAAAATGGCGGTGACGAGAACAAGGCCAAGGCCTTCGTCGGCAAACTGTTCAAGCAGGCGCCAGTACTGGACACCGGCGGTCGCGCCGCGACGACCACCTTCATGACCAACCAGATCGGCGACGTGCTGGTGACCTTTGAAAACGAGGCGGAAATGATCGCCCGCGAGTTTGGCCGCGACCAGTTCGAAGTGATCTACCCAAGCGTTTCCGCCGAGGCCGAGCCACCGGTCAGCGTGGTCGACAAAGTCGTCGAGAAAAAAGGCTCCCGCGAAGCCGCCGAGGCGTACCTCAAATACCTGTGGTCGCCTGAAGGCCAGGAAATCGCCGCCGCCAACTACCTGCGCCCACGGGACCCGGCGGTGCTGGCCAAATACACCGACCGCTTCCCGAAAGTGGACTTTTTGTCCGTGGAAAAAACCTTCGGCGACTGGCGCACGGTGCAGAAGACTCACTTCAATGACGGTGGGGTTTTCGACCAGATCTATAGCGGGCAGTGA
- a CDS encoding ion transporter has protein sequence MDSSNWRERLYVIIFQTDTVAGRRFDSTLLLIILASLVIVMLDSIDSVHKNYATLLAAIEWGFTFIFIVEYGLRLYCSPKPLRYAFSFYGLVDLLAIVPGILALYYSDAQYLLIIRIIRMLRIFRVLKLSPYLKQANYLMAALRGSKQKIIVFLVSVSTLVTVFGTLMYVIEGPEHGFTSIPKGIYWAIVTLTTVGFGDIVPKTPLGQVVSSLVMITGYSIIAVPTGIFTAELATAMRGDQLKHDCPVCSKNNHEHGAAFCSRCGNALFKKLE, from the coding sequence ATGGACAGCAGCAACTGGCGTGAACGCCTCTACGTGATCATTTTCCAGACCGACACCGTGGCCGGCCGGCGCTTCGACAGCACCCTGCTGTTGATCATCCTCGCCAGCCTGGTGATCGTGATGCTCGACAGCATCGACAGCGTGCACAAAAACTACGCGACCCTGCTGGCCGCTATCGAGTGGGGCTTTACCTTCATCTTCATCGTCGAGTACGGCCTGCGCCTGTATTGCTCGCCCAAGCCGCTGCGCTATGCCTTCAGTTTCTACGGGCTGGTGGATCTGCTGGCGATCGTGCCGGGGATCCTGGCGCTGTACTACAGCGATGCCCAATACCTGCTGATCATTCGGATCATCCGCATGCTGCGGATTTTCCGCGTGCTCAAGCTCAGCCCTTACCTCAAGCAGGCCAACTACTTGATGGCGGCGCTGCGCGGGAGCAAGCAGAAAATCATCGTGTTCCTGGTCAGCGTCTCGACCCTGGTGACCGTCTTCGGCACGCTGATGTATGTCATCGAAGGGCCCGAGCACGGTTTCACCAGCATTCCCAAGGGCATCTATTGGGCTATCGTGACACTGACCACCGTAGGCTTCGGCGACATCGTGCCCAAGACGCCCCTGGGCCAAGTGGTGTCGTCTCTGGTGATGATCACCGGTTACTCGATCATCGCCGTGCCAACGGGTATTTTCACGGCTGAACTGGCCACGGCCATGCGCGGTGACCAGCTCAAGCACGATTGCCCGGTGTGCAGCAAAAACAACCATGAACATGGCGCCGCCTTCTGCTCCCGTTGTGGCAATGCGCTGTTTAAAAAATTGGAATAA
- a CDS encoding urea transporter — MPNTHCPDWATALLNGFSQIFLQRHPLCGLLCLLAILLTAPALFGGALLGGVAGLLTAQRRGYAKADRQAGLFSYNGILLGLLLSLALPWSVLLPPLILAAGGLSAMLTQQWLKRTRGPRCLPAYTAPFVGLAWLLTGFTLPSSPATAIEMTIPNLLAALLSGLGQVMFLGHPAAGALIAAGLLLANRRAVAWALFASAVGLAFTLSQHENATALSGLGGYNPVLVALALSQQRRPWLPLTGICLAVVLTPGFIALGLPPLTAPFILACWLIQATSRAWHQASLDSAPCALRGNHPRLR; from the coding sequence ATGCCTAACACCCACTGCCCCGACTGGGCCACCGCCCTGCTAAACGGCTTCAGCCAAATCTTCCTCCAGCGCCATCCGCTGTGCGGCCTGCTGTGCCTGCTGGCGATCCTGCTCACGGCGCCCGCCCTGTTCGGCGGCGCGTTGCTCGGCGGGGTGGCCGGGTTGCTGACGGCCCAGCGACGCGGTTACGCCAAGGCCGACCGGCAAGCCGGGCTGTTCAGCTACAACGGCATCCTGCTGGGCTTGCTGCTGAGCCTCGCGTTGCCCTGGTCCGTGCTGTTGCCGCCGTTGATCCTCGCCGCAGGCGGCCTCAGCGCGATGCTGACCCAGCAGTGGCTCAAACGCACCCGAGGCCCTCGCTGCCTGCCCGCCTACACCGCGCCCTTTGTCGGATTGGCTTGGCTACTGACGGGGTTCACCCTGCCGTCATCCCCCGCCACCGCGATTGAAATGACGATACCCAACCTGCTGGCCGCGCTTCTGAGCGGACTGGGCCAGGTCATGTTTCTCGGCCACCCGGCGGCCGGTGCGCTGATCGCCGCCGGCCTGCTGCTGGCCAACCGGCGCGCCGTCGCGTGGGCATTGTTCGCTTCCGCCGTCGGCCTGGCCTTCACCTTGTCGCAACATGAAAACGCAACCGCCCTCTCCGGGCTGGGCGGCTACAACCCGGTGTTGGTAGCGCTGGCCCTCAGCCAACAACGCCGCCCATGGCTACCACTGACGGGCATCTGCCTGGCGGTCGTGCTCACGCCAGGTTTTATCGCCCTTGGCCTGCCGCCCCTGACGGCACCGTTCATCCTGGCCTGCTGGCTGATCCAGGCCACCAGCCGGGCGTGGCACCAGGCCAGCCTCGACAGCGCGCCTTGCGCTCTACGGGGCAATCACCCTAGGCTTCGCTGA
- the pyk gene encoding pyruvate kinase encodes MTPDKKVKILATLGPATRGIDDIRALVQAGVNIFRLNFSHGEHADHAQRYQWIRDVEQQLNYPLGILMDLQGPKLRVGQFADGKVLLQRGQALRLDLDPTPGDQRRVNLPHPEIIAALEPGMDLLLDDGKLRLRVTARHRDAIDTEVLNGGELSDRKGVNVPQAVLDLSPLTAKDRRDLSFGLELGVDWVALSFVQRPEDIREARALIGNKAFLMAKIEKPSAVSQLREIAELSDAIMVARGDLGVEVPAESVPQIQKNIIGTCRALGKPVVVATQMLESMRFSPAPTRAEVTDVANAVAEGADAVMLSAETASGDYPLEAVQMMSKIIRQVENGPDYQAQLDVSRPKAEATVSDAISCAIRRISSILPVAVLVNYSESGSSSLRAARERPTVPILNLTPNLQAARRLTVAWGVHSVVNDRLKQVDEVCSTALEIAQAQGMAQRGDTLLITAGVPFGQPGSTNSLRIETLL; translated from the coding sequence ATGACGCCTGATAAAAAGGTCAAGATCCTCGCAACCCTCGGCCCCGCCACCCGTGGCATCGATGACATCCGCGCGCTGGTGCAGGCCGGCGTGAACATCTTCCGCCTGAACTTCAGCCACGGCGAGCATGCCGACCACGCCCAGCGCTACCAGTGGATTCGTGACGTCGAGCAGCAGCTCAATTACCCCCTGGGCATCCTGATGGACCTGCAAGGCCCGAAGCTGCGGGTTGGCCAATTCGCCGACGGCAAGGTCCTGCTACAACGGGGCCAGGCCCTGCGCCTGGACCTGGACCCGACACCGGGTGATCAACGCCGGGTCAACCTGCCCCACCCGGAAATCATCGCGGCCCTGGAGCCCGGCATGGACCTGCTGCTGGACGACGGCAAGTTGCGCCTGCGCGTGACCGCCAGGCACCGCGACGCCATCGACACCGAAGTGCTCAACGGCGGCGAGCTGTCGGACCGCAAAGGCGTGAACGTGCCCCAGGCCGTGCTCGACCTGAGCCCGTTGACCGCCAAGGACCGGCGCGACTTGAGTTTCGGCCTGGAACTGGGCGTGGACTGGGTGGCGTTGTCGTTCGTCCAACGCCCCGAAGACATCCGCGAGGCTCGTGCGCTGATCGGCAACAAGGCGTTCCTGATGGCGAAGATCGAGAAGCCCTCGGCGGTGAGCCAACTGCGGGAAATCGCCGAATTGAGCGACGCGATCATGGTCGCCCGTGGCGACCTGGGGGTCGAAGTCCCGGCCGAAAGCGTGCCGCAGATTCAGAAAAATATCATTGGCACCTGCCGCGCCCTGGGCAAACCGGTGGTGGTGGCGACCCAGATGCTTGAGTCGATGCGCTTTTCCCCGGCGCCCACCCGTGCCGAAGTCACCGATGTGGCCAACGCCGTGGCCGAGGGCGCTGATGCAGTGATGCTGTCGGCGGAAACCGCCTCCGGTGATTACCCCCTCGAAGCCGTGCAGATGATGAGCAAGATTATCCGCCAGGTGGAAAATGGCCCCGACTACCAGGCGCAGCTGGACGTCAGCCGGCCGAAAGCCGAGGCCACGGTGTCGGATGCCATCAGCTGCGCGATCCGACGCATCAGCAGCATCCTGCCGGTGGCGGTGCTGGTGAACTACAGCGAATCGGGCAGCTCCAGCCTGCGGGCGGCGCGGGAACGGCCGACGGTGCCGATCCTCAACCTCACGCCGAACCTGCAGGCCGCCCGCCGCCTGACGGTAGCCTGGGGCGTGCACTCGGTGGTCAATGACCGGTTGAAGCAGGTGGATGAAGTCTGCTCCACCGCCCTGGAAATCGCCCAGGCCCAAGGCATGGCCCAGCGCGGCGATACCTTGCTGATCACCGCGGGCGTGCCGTTCGGGCAGCCGGGGTCGACCAATTCGCTGCGCATTGAGACGTTGCTCTAG
- a CDS encoding glycerate kinase type-2 family protein encodes MSVDPQQLLRELFATAIDAAHPQHVLEPYLPRDRSGRVIVIGAGKAAAAMAQVVERCWQGEVSGLVVTRYGHGAPCQKIEVVEAAHPVPDAAGLAVAQRVLGLVSNLSEDDRVIFLLSGGGSALLALPADGITLADKQSINKALLKSGATIGEMNCVRKHLSAIKGGRLGKACWPATVYTYAISDVPGDLATVIASGPTVADPSTSAEALAILQRYHIEVPASVRNWLQSPASETVKPGDPSLARSHFQLIARPQQSLEAAAVKARQAGFSPLILGDLEGESREVAKVHAGIARQIALHGQPLAAPCVILSGGETTVTVRGNGRGGRNAEFLLSLTDSLKGHPGIYALAGDTDGIDGSEDNAGALMTPDSYRRAAELGLNASDELDNNNGYGYFAALDALIVTEPTRTNVNDFRAILILENPNHDA; translated from the coding sequence ATGTCGGTCGATCCGCAACAACTGCTGCGCGAGCTGTTTGCCACAGCCATCGACGCGGCCCATCCGCAGCACGTCCTTGAACCCTACCTGCCCCGCGACCGCAGCGGCCGGGTGATCGTCATCGGCGCCGGCAAGGCCGCGGCGGCCATGGCGCAGGTGGTTGAGCGCTGCTGGCAGGGCGAAGTGTCCGGCCTGGTGGTGACCCGCTACGGTCACGGCGCGCCCTGTCAGAAAATCGAAGTGGTGGAAGCCGCCCACCCGGTGCCAGACGCCGCTGGCCTGGCCGTGGCCCAGCGAGTGCTGGGGCTGGTGAGCAACCTCAGCGAAGACGACCGGGTGATCTTCCTCTTGTCTGGCGGCGGTTCCGCCCTGCTCGCCTTGCCGGCCGACGGCATCACCCTGGCTGACAAGCAATCGATCAACAAAGCCCTGCTCAAATCCGGCGCGACCATCGGCGAGATGAATTGCGTGCGCAAGCACCTCTCGGCGATCAAGGGCGGGCGCCTGGGCAAGGCCTGCTGGCCGGCGACGGTGTACACCTACGCGATTTCCGACGTACCCGGGGACCTCGCCACGGTCATCGCTTCCGGCCCCACCGTGGCCGACCCCAGCACATCGGCCGAAGCCCTGGCGATTCTCCAGCGCTACCACATCGAGGTGCCGGCGTCGGTGCGCAACTGGCTGCAAAGCCCGGCATCGGAAACCGTCAAGCCCGGCGACCCGAGCCTGGCCCGCAGTCATTTCCAACTGATCGCCCGCCCCCAGCAATCCCTGGAAGCCGCAGCGGTGAAGGCTCGCCAAGCCGGTTTCAGCCCGTTGATCCTCGGCGACCTGGAAGGCGAATCCCGGGAGGTGGCAAAAGTCCACGCCGGCATCGCCCGGCAAATCGCCCTGCACGGCCAGCCACTGGCGGCACCGTGCGTGATTCTCTCTGGCGGCGAAACCACCGTCACCGTGCGCGGCAATGGCCGTGGCGGGCGCAATGCCGAATTCCTGCTGAGCCTGACCGACAGCCTCAAGGGCCATCCCGGCATCTACGCGCTGGCCGGTGATACGGACGGTATCGACGGTTCCGAAGACAACGCTGGCGCCCTCATGACCCCGGACAGCTATCGTCGCGCCGCCGAGCTAGGCCTGAACGCCAGCGACGAGTTGGATAACAACAACGGCTACGGCTACTTCGCCGCCTTGGATGCGCTGATCGTCACTGAACCGACCCGCACCAACGTCAACGACTTTCGCGCCATCCTGATCCTCGAGAACCCCAACCATGACGCCTGA
- the hyi gene encoding hydroxypyruvate isomerase: protein MPRFAANLSMLFTEQDFLARFEAAAKAGFSGVEYLFPYDYSSAELKALLDANGLIQVLFNLPAGDWAKGERGIACLPDRVEEFRAGVDLAIAYAQVLGNTQVNCLSGIRPQNCSETLVEKTFVANLKYAAEKLQAKGIKLVMEAINTRDIPGFYLNNTAQALSIREQVGSANLFLQYDIYHMQIMEGDLARTLSAHLGEINHVQLADNPGRNEPGTGEINYRFLFEHLDRIGYQGWVGCEYKPLTTTEAGLGWLKTHNAI, encoded by the coding sequence ATGCCGCGTTTCGCCGCCAACCTGTCCATGCTGTTCACCGAGCAGGATTTCCTCGCCCGTTTCGAAGCCGCCGCCAAGGCCGGTTTCAGTGGTGTCGAATACCTGTTCCCCTATGACTACAGCTCCGCCGAACTCAAGGCCCTGCTCGACGCCAACGGTCTGATCCAAGTGCTGTTCAACCTGCCGGCCGGCGACTGGGCCAAGGGCGAGCGCGGCATTGCCTGCCTGCCGGACCGCGTCGAGGAGTTCCGCGCCGGTGTCGACCTGGCCATCGCCTACGCCCAGGTATTGGGCAACACGCAGGTCAACTGCCTGTCGGGGATTCGCCCACAGAACTGCAGTGAAACCCTGGTGGAAAAAACCTTCGTCGCCAACCTGAAATACGCGGCCGAGAAGCTGCAGGCCAAAGGCATCAAGCTGGTGATGGAAGCCATCAACACCCGCGACATTCCCGGCTTCTACCTGAACAACACCGCCCAGGCCCTGTCGATCCGCGAGCAGGTGGGCAGCGCCAACCTGTTCCTGCAATACGACATCTACCACATGCAGATCATGGAAGGTGACCTGGCCCGGACCCTGTCGGCGCACCTGGGCGAAATCAACCACGTACAACTGGCGGACAACCCGGGCCGCAACGAGCCGGGTACAGGGGAAATCAACTACCGCTTCCTGTTCGAACACCTGGACCGCATCGGCTACCAGGGGTGGGTCGGCTGCGAATACAAACCACTGACCACCACCGAAGCGGGCCTGGGCTGGCTGAAAACCCACAACGCGATCTGA
- a CDS encoding GlcG/HbpS family heme-binding protein: MSVLTLKIAVNLAGQALAAGREISAAPLTVAVLDSGGHLVALQREDGASLLRPQIAIGKAWGAIALGKGSRLLAQDAQQRPAFFAALNGLGQGSVVPAPGGVLIRDQDGRVLGAIGVSGDVSDVDEQVAVRAVEAVQLRADVGVVA, encoded by the coding sequence ATGAGCGTTTTAACCTTGAAAATCGCCGTCAACCTGGCCGGGCAAGCCCTTGCCGCGGGTCGTGAAATCAGCGCAGCGCCCTTGACCGTCGCGGTCCTGGACAGTGGCGGACACCTGGTTGCCTTGCAGCGCGAAGATGGCGCCAGCCTGCTTCGCCCGCAAATCGCCATCGGCAAGGCCTGGGGCGCCATCGCCCTGGGCAAAGGCTCGCGCCTGCTCGCCCAGGACGCCCAGCAACGCCCGGCATTCTTTGCCGCGTTGAATGGATTGGGGCAGGGCAGCGTCGTACCGGCCCCGGGTGGGGTGTTGATCAGGGATCAGGACGGGAGGGTGCTGGGGGCGATTGGTGTCAGCGGTGATGTATCGGATGTGGATGAGCAGGTGGCGGTCAGGGCCGTGGAGGCGGTGCAGTTGAGGGCGGATGTGGGGGTGGTTGCTTGA